The Triticum aestivum cultivar Chinese Spring chromosome 5A, IWGSC CS RefSeq v2.1, whole genome shotgun sequence genomic sequence tctctctagccctagcaagttattcatcaagaaattcacctagtggcacaatagtatcaagcatagaagtagtttcatcataagtataatgcatagcagaagtggcatcatcaataacatgcgacatatcagaattaatagcagaagcaggtttaggtgtcgcaagcttactcaaaacataaggtgaatcaagtgcagagctagatggcagttccttacctcccctcgtaattgagggaaaaatcttggttctttgatctttcaagttcttcataatgataagcagatataaatcccaagtgactcaaagaatagagctatgctccccggcaatggcgcgagaaaatgttcttgataacccacaagtataggggatcgcaacagttttcgagtgtagagtattcaacccaaatttattgattcgacacaaggggagccatagaatattctcaagtattagcagctgagttgtcaattcaaccacacctagaaacttaatatctgcagcaaggtactccctccatttttatttactccgcatattagagttgactgaagtcaaactttgtaaagtttgaccaaatttatagaaaagaatataaatatttagcataacaaatctatatgatgtggaagtacattcaacaacgaatctaatggtattgatttgttattgtatatgttaatatttttgtctataaactttgaccaaaactaatatgcagagtaaataaaaacggagggagtatttagtagcaaagtaatatgatagtagtggtaacggtggcaaaaggtaacggtagcaaaagtaatattttggggttttgtagtgattgtaacagtagcagcggaaaagtaaataagtgaagaacaatatatgaaaagctcgtaggcaatggatcggtgatggagaattatgtcggatgcaatcgataatgtaacagtcataacatagggtgacacagaactagctccagttcatcaatgtaatgtaggcatgtattccgaatatagtcatacgtgcttatggaaaagaacttgcatgacatcttttgtcctaccctcccgtggcagcggggtcctattggaaactaagggatattaaggcctccttttaatagagtaccggaccaaagcattaacacatagtgaatactcaaactatggtcatcaccggtaagtatcccgattattgtcacttcggggttaacggaccataacacataataggtgactatagacttgcaagataggatcaagaactctcatatatttatgaaaacataataggttcagatctgaaatcatggcactcgggccctagtgacaagcattaagcatagcaaagtcatagcaacatcaatctcagaacatagtggatactagggatcaaaccctaacaaaactaactcgattacatgataaagctcatccaacccatcaccgtccagcaagcctatgatggaattactgacacacggcggtgagcaccatgaaattggtgatggaggaaggttgatgctgactatggtgacggattcccctcttcggagccccgaacggactccagatcagccctcctgagagagtttagggcttggcggcggctccgtatcgtaaaacgcgatgaacccttctctctgatttttttctccccgaacacgaatatatggagttggagtagaggtcggtggagcctcagggggcccacgaggcagggggcgcgcccccaccctcgtgtacagggtgtgggcccctgatgtggatctttcttccagtattttttatatattccaaaaataatctccgttgattttcaggtcattccgagaacttttatttccgcacaaaaataacaccatggcaattctcttgaaaacatcgtcagtccgggttagttccattcaaatcatgcaagttagagtccaaaacaagggcaaaagtgtttggaaaagtagatacgacggagatgtatcagagactgaaggaaatatgccctagaggcaatgataaagttattatttatttcttcatatcatgataaatgtttattattcatgctagaattgtattaaccagaaacataatacatgtgtgaatacatagacaaacagagtgtcactggtatgcctctacttgactagcttgttgatcaaagatggttgagtttcctatgCATATACATGAGCTGTCGTTTGatcaacgagatcacatcattaggagaatgatgtgattgacatgacccattccgttagcttagcacttggtcgtttagtttactgctattgctttcttcatgacttatgcatgttcctatgactatgaggttatgcaactcccgattagcggaagaacactttgtgtgctaccaaacgtcacaacataactgggtgattataaaggtgctctacaggtgtctccgatggtgttcgttgagttggcatagatcgagaataggatttgtcactccggttgtcagagaggtatctctaggccctctcggtaatgcacatcactataagcattgcaagcaatgtgactaatgagttagttacgggatgatgcattacggaacgagtaaagagacttgtcggtaacgagattgaactaggtattgagatgccgacgatcgaatctcgggcaagtaacataccgatgacaaagggaacaacgtatgttgttatgcggtttgaccgataaagatcttcgtagaatatgtaggaaccaatatgagcatccaggttccgctattggttattgaccggagatgtgtctcggtcatgtctacatagttctcgaacccgtagggtccgcacgcttaaagatctgtgacgatcggtattatgagtttttgtgttttgatgtaccgaaggtagttcggagtcccggatatgatcacagacataaagaggagtctcaaaatggttgagacgtaaagatcgatatattggacgactatgttcagacactggaagtgtttcgagaggtttcagacatataccggagtactgggggttaccggaaccccccgggggaatatattgggcctaatgggccttagtgggagaataggaggggcggccagggcagccacgcgcccctccccctctagtccgaattggacaaggaggggggcggcgcccccctttccttctcttcttctctcccttcctctcctactcctacacctacttggaaggggggagtcctactactcccggtgggagtaggactcctcatggggcgcgccataggaggccggccctcttcccctcctccactcctttatatacggggaggggggcaccccttggtgacacaacaattgatcattgatcttttagccgtgtgcggtgcccccctccatcgtaatccacctcggtcatatcgtagcggtgcttaggcgaagccctgcgtcggtagcttcatcaacaccgtcaccacgtctTCGCGCTGACGAAGCTCTTtccggaagctctactggatcgtgagttcacgggatgtcaccgagatgaacgtgtgctaaacgcggaggtgccgtatgttcggtactaaggatcggtcaatcatgaagacgtacgactacatcaactgcgttgtcataacacttccgcttacggtctacgagggtacgaagacgacactctcccctctcgttgctatgcatcaccatgatcttgcgtgtgcgtaggaatttttttgaatttactacgttccccaacacggcttCAGCCGCCGCTCGCTGCAAACGTGGGAGGCGCACCTTCTTTTCGAGGCCAACGTTCCGGTGCCTCCAGACATGCGCGCTAGGCCGACAGGATGGAGGCGCAGCACCGGAGGCGTCCCCATCCCCCCTATCGGTCTTCGTCACGCGCCTCGATTACTTCGCCGGCGAGGTCGACCGCGTTCAGTCGTCGTTGACCAAGGAACAGCGCGCCTCCCCGCAGTACGTCGCCGACAACCACGAGGCATGGGCGGCGTACTTCCAATGCCGTCAGGAGCAACGCCTCgcctccaccaacggggcgccggtggtggcgGGCGGCCGGTGGAACAACGAGGGGCGATGCCTGTGGTGGTCCGTTCCCGACCGGACGCTCCGCGAGGTTCTCGCGCGCCTCGAGGGTGGTAACAACCCACCGCTCACATACCCTCGAGGACCGGTCGTCGCTCCGGTGCCCCGCCGCGGCGCCGGGCAATGGATGCCAAGGAGGTTTGTCTCCGGTTCGTCGCCCTCGTCCcgttcctcctcccactcctcctcccactcctccggctctccggcggtgttcggcgtcaaggccgagcccgcagcgGAGACCCCGCTCGGTCGGCGCACCCGCTCGGCCGACATCATCATCAACGAGGGTGGCGGCCGCGCCTCGTCCTCGGCTCCTCCCCGactcgtcaagccgaagacggagccagGGCTCCCCGTCGTGAAGAAGGAGCCCGGGCTCGCCAGCGGCGTCAAGGAGGAGGTGCTCGACGACGAAGCGGCCCTCAAATGGGCGCGCGACGACTGGGTGCAGATGGagagggagcgccagtgcgccgtgCTCGCGTGGTTCGAAGCTCGTCGCCATGGCCGGGACGAGGGAGGCATCGTCGTCCTCGATGACAGCAACAATGACGACaacgcgccgccaccgcccgttCGCCATGGAGACGCCGGATAGGGGTCCAGCAATGGCGGCCGCGCCATCAAGAAGGAGAAGGCCGCCGATGACGACGAGGACGGCGACGACTTCGCCGCGCTGCTCGAGTTCTTCGCCCCATAGATTAGTTTTTTAAATAATTTATGTAAAACGCCGAACATGTTTAATATGAATATCAAGTTTACCGGATTTTAGCCTAACTTTGCCGAATTCagcttttttaaaataaaataaaacacgtCCGGGGCGACCCTGGGGCGAGCGGCTGGGAACCCGCTCGCCCCCGTGCCGATTTAAGCGCCGGCTCGCCCCTACGGGGTGCGTAAAATCGCCGCctagggggccaacggctggagatgctcttaagcaGGTAGATGTGCAGAACTCGTCTCCATGGTGTTATGTAGAAGTCTATTTGTGCCGACCACAAGGTCATGAGAATTCTAAAGTTCCACATTATGTCTACAAGCTTGATAAAGCCCTATATGGTGTCAAAGAAGCACTCAAAGCTCAGAATTCAAAACTCAGACCAAGTTTCAGGAAATTGGTTTCATTGCTTTGAAATCATACACTGCACTGTTCATTTTCGACAAATCTATAGTAACATTGGTTGTGATCatttacgttgatgatattattgtcaccaACTTTTCACAATATGTTATTTTAGCCTTACTCACGGATCTCAACGCTGAATTTGCTCTCAAAGATTGCGAGATTTGCATTATTTTTGGGGCATTGTAGCAAGGAGGAGAAAAGTTAATCCACTTCTAACCCAAAACAAATAAGCCAATCCAAATTTTGTTGAAAACAAACATGCACACATGCAAGTCATGGCCTACTCCACCCTTGGTTATTGAAAAACTTTTGGCCCATGTTGGTTACCCTCTTAGTGACGAGGGTTCTATAAGATACGTGAGTACAGTAGGCGATCTTCAGTTTAAAACTCTCACGCCTACCTCTTCTAGCCAGGAGACGAGGGTTCGACCCCCGGCTTCCACACTTTTCCCTCCCTTTTCTCACGTACGTCCTCCCCGACGTATGGTTCATGGGTTGGCCCATGTGCGGGGCTTGACCCCCTGCTTTTTTCCATTTtgttttttatcttttcttttcccattCTGTTTTTGTCCTATTTTAAATGAATTCAGGATTTTCAAATTTCAAAAGTTGAGTGTTTTCGCAAAAAATGTTGAAGAAAtaataaaatgtttgtgaattcaaaaaatgtttatgaaaTCATAAAATTTTCGCGGATTCAAAAAAAGTTGGTGGTTTTACAAAAATGTTTGTAAAttataaaaaaatcatgatttgGAAAAGAATGGTTGGGCAATAAAATcgtgttcatgattttgaaaaaaactgatcgtgtattcaaaacatattcgggaatctgaaaaaaattgtaaatgaaattttagaaaatgttcacaaaaattcaaaaaaaacacgAATTTTAATTTTGttgccaaattttcaaaaaaattcatcgatTCAAATACTATTTTTTGAGtcaattttttttcatgaattCATAAActgttcatgcatttcaaaacatgttcttaacaaaagtaatgtttgtattttttttgagaaaatccaaaaaaaatgttTGTCGATTCAAAAGTATTTTCTGTCTCGGATTTGATTAGTTTTTGAAAAGTCTTTATATGTCTAAGCGTTGGGAGTAGTTCACGGTCGATGCGATTTGTTTTTAAAGCTTTAAAATTCCCTTGCGCAACATAATGACAAGTGTGGCGTGCAGTGGCAAGCCCACAGCCTTGGGATTTACCACGTCAAATGCATTGCGATCCTGTGGACATCGCGAGTATCGTCCGCAAGGGTGGGAAGAAAGATAAGTGACAACATACTGAGCCACCGTGTTAAAATAAAAGGACGCTCATATGTCAAGGTATTGAGTCATACTTATATTTGGCCAGCGCATAATTGTTTttgtcttccgttgcaacgcacggacatactGTGTTTGCTAGTAGACCTAATGAGCGTAATCATATTTTCTTACTACTCATTGTTCATTTTGCTACTTTAACAACAATATTATGTACTCCATTTCGAAGCATGGAGTGCTTCCTTATTCAAGTTCAAATGCAAAGCCGACCACTACCTCCATTTCGGGTGCGCAGGACGTTTTACCAAAATTTGCCAATTCAGATATGTTAGGCACAAGGACATTAACTCTACCCAATTTCAGGTCAAAAAATTAACTCCACCCAAGTAGGAGTACTACCTCCACCAGAACTCCCTTTGCATGCAGCCAGTGCATTCAAGTTTCTCTTGTCATTTTTTGGCAATGCCTAGGAGGAAATAGGAGTGAATTACTCGCATTAAACAACTACATGCTCATCCTGGTCGAGGTGCAACGGCTGAAACGCCCAAATATACAGCGCAGCGGATGGGGCAACTGAAGCAAACAAAAATGATCAGCTCATGCTATTAGTGTGTGctgctactactactagtagtagtactttaTGGCATGTCATCAGTGCCACGATCCTCAAAACTGAAAGCCACGGCCTCTCCTCTGCTCTAGACCTGGCCCCCTGGTTTTACAGCCCTCTCCCATCATCATTTGGAATCGGAATCCTGTTTGTGTGTCTGTCGATTGCTTGTTCCCGTGATCTTCCTCCGTCCTAGCCTAGGCCCCCTCATCGCAGGTCAATAACACCCGGTCATCCTCCAAGTATCTTGTCACCTGGCTCATCCTTTCCAGGTTCTTGCTTGCCGCACAGCCCCCTATTAATGCTTCCTCCTGTCAATCTCATGCTCAAATCCGCCTTTCTCCCCCCGTCTGGTTGCCGCTTGCTTGTTTTCGAAGCTGTTCCGATTGGCTATGTTGATGCAAGAGTTTTCATCTTGATTGACTTGAGGTGTTCTTGATTGGGCAGCCTTGCTCTGTTCGTCGCTTGGCTTTTCTTTTCGGTAATCCCTTCCCCAAGCCCTGAATTTGAGCTGGTTCTTGGTCCACGAAAGCAACGTCGATTTAGGGAAAAAGATCTTCCGTCTATAAAATATTGTGTCCTGATCTTAATTCCCTGCCATGTATAGCAGGGTTGGCGCTAGTTCTTGATTGGTGGGAAAGAAACGCTCGTATTAATTCCCGGCCAGTTTTTGATCGGTTCTTGTTCCAAAGGTCGGCAAGGAATCCCAAGCTCCTGCCATCGACCGGCTCCCTATCCGACCAAGCTAGCGAGCGGGCGTGCGACCGGAATAAATGGGGGTCGCCGGCGGCAGCGGCTGCGtggccaaggcggcggcggtggcggtggtggtgctgTGCATGGCTCGGTGGTCGGCCGGTGGCATGGGCGTGAACTGGGGCACGCAGCTGAGCCACCCGCTGCCGGCGAGCACGGTGGTGCGGCTGCTCAAGGACAACGGCTTCGACCGGGTGAAGCTGTTCGACGCCGAGGACGGCATCCTGGGCGCGCTCAAGGGGTCGGGGATCCAGGTGATGGTCGGCATCCCCAACGACATGCTCTCCGACCTCGCCGGCAGCACCAAGGCCGCCGAGCGCTGGGTCACGGCCAACGTCTCCAAGCACGTCAACGACGGCGTCGACATAAGGTACATTTGCTTCTgtgttcttttttccttttcttcgctGTTTTTCCTTTTGTCCACGTCGATTTGGTCGAAGAAATATATCCCTGGCCGCTTGACAAGAAAATGAACGGCTTCGATGCATAAATTTTCCTTGTTCAATGCAGAAATTGAATGGCTTCTAATTAAAGGCTCCACTAGTGTAATTTTTCCAGTGGAATTCATGTGTATCCTGTGTACTACTCCACTCCCTCAAGATTTTACATTTGTACTCTTTTTTTCTGAACCAAAAAACCTTGTGTGGTAGTCGCCTAAGTTCTGGTCAGTTCGGGCGAGTTGTGCAGTGGGGTCCAGCCACAACTTTGGCATGCTACATCACACATTAAGGTTAAGGCgatcctttttatcttctccagaTGTCTGTCTTAAAACAAGTTGTGCAGCAGCAAGCTAGCAAGTGTTGCTGTCAAACCAAATCAGAAGCTTCAAAAGACATCGAGCAAAGCTAGCTTGCTAGGCCCCTTCACTTTAACGGGGAAGACCACAGCGCCAAGCAACTGAAATTCTCGTCCGCCCATAATTCTTTTTTCCTTTGCAACCAACAATTGTTTATATTTTAAAAGATTCCAATTTCTCGCAAAACATTTTGATTGAAAACAAATGACATGTGTGAATTCGGCAGTGTTTTTTATGCTTGCAATGTTCCATGGAAAACGTTTTTGTGCTTAAATTTTACTTTTGAAGCACTTCTTCTGGTGAAAATTTAAAGCATTTTCAAATTTCCACTACTCATGACGGGAGCACTTGCATGTGCCATGCATATAAAAGTTAGGCTTTCCTTCTTTCCTTGTCGTGCACTTCCTTCGCCAAGTGCTTACCTTAGGGTGAAAAACGATAACCCTATCTCTTTTGGTGATACTGATTCTGCCACTGCCGTGGGTTTGCCCTGATTGAGGCATCAATTTATCGGCAGTGAACAAAAGgctgaaagctcaaaagaaaccaCAGCCGCTCCGAGAGAGAGTTTGACACGTTGGGCAATAGACTCATTATCTGCATCTATGTGCTTTTCAAAGTTATCTTGTCAAAGTCCAGCAATCCAGAAAGGTCATGCACCATCTCCAATTCTCCATGAATCTGAATTATTACTGCTTTTTCGCGTAGAATTATTACAGCCTTGTTGCCTGTGAATTTTTTGTGTTCGAGATTATTGGGTTATTCAATTCTGATTTTTCCATTATGGAGGTAAATTTCTTTTGTTCAAAGGAAACAAAACTTTCATGGCCGTTCAGCTGTCCCAATCTTCGTCTCACGAATATCCAGCTCCATTGCACAAATAATTCTCAAGACATTCTTTTTTGGGGGAAATGATCATCATGAGAACTCAGCATCAGGAACCTGTGTGCCAAATAATTCTTAGCACAAATATATAGTGACTAttttttgtttgtgtgtgtgtattTTTCCATGGTCGGTCATGCCATCATATGTGATGCAGATATATATCACAATCATCTCACCTCATATTCCACCTCTAATCACGATGCATTTAGCAGATTGCTCTGAAATTTAAATCACAGCAGCCAATTGTTGCCGTGCCAGTCCTGCTACTGAGTAACAACACTGACGCGATCGGTGACGGGTGCAGGTTGGTGGCCGTCGGGAACGAGCCGTTCCTGCAGACGTTCAACGGCACGTACCTGAACACGACGTTCCCGGCGATGCAGAACATCCAGGCGGCGCTGATGGCGGCCGGGCTGGGCGGCCAGGTGAAGGTGACGGTGGCGCTGAACGCCGACGTCTACCAGTCGGCGACGGGGAAGCCGTCGGACGGCGACTTCCGTGCGGACATCCACGGGCTCATGCTCGACATCGTGCAGTTCCTGGCGTCCAGCGGCGCGCCGTTCGTGGCCAACGTGTACCCGTTCATCAGCCTGTACGCGGACCCCAACTTCCCGCTGGACTACGCCTTCTTCCAGGGCTCCACCTCGCCGGTGGTGGACGGCGGCGTGATGTACCAGAACACCTTCGACGCCAACCACGACACGCTGGTGGCGGCGCTGCGCAGGAACGGGTTCCCCAACGTGACCGTCGTGGTCGGCGAGGTCGGCTGGCCCACGGACGGCGACGCCAACGCCAACCCGGCGTACGCGCAGCGGTTCAACCAGGGCCTCCTGGACCACGTCGCCTCCGGGAAGGGCACGCCGCTGACGCCGGGCGCCCCCGTCGACGCCTACCTCTTCAGCCTGGTCGACGAGGACAGGAAG encodes the following:
- the LOC123104006 gene encoding glucan endo-1,3-beta-glucosidase 5, producing the protein MGVAGGSGCVAKAAAVAVVVLCMARWSAGGMGVNWGTQLSHPLPASTVVRLLKDNGFDRVKLFDAEDGILGALKGSGIQVMVGIPNDMLSDLAGSTKAAERWVTANVSKHVNDGVDIRLVAVGNEPFLQTFNGTYLNTTFPAMQNIQAALMAAGLGGQVKVTVALNADVYQSATGKPSDGDFRADIHGLMLDIVQFLASSGAPFVANVYPFISLYADPNFPLDYAFFQGSTSPVVDGGVMYQNTFDANHDTLVAALRRNGFPNVTVVVGEVGWPTDGDANANPAYAQRFNQGLLDHVASGKGTPLTPGAPVDAYLFSLVDEDRKSIQPGNFERHWGIFFYDGKPKYQLSLRGNGGGMLVPARGVEYLQRRWCVLKPGADLGDQKVGDSVSYACGSADCTSLGYKTSCGGLDAKGNVSYAFNSYYQTEDQDDRACDFRGLATTTTVDPSTGTCRFIVGIAPTSAATRNVAARAAAVLFAVLLAGVF